The genomic interval TAAAACTggtttaatttcaaaaattaggTCTGATCTGAAATTGGCATTTTGACAAACAATAGAAAGGCGGTAGCATTTTCCTTAAAACTGTAGATTCAGGTTATTTAATTCATCTGTGTGATTCTTTATCCGTATCAACATTGCCAGTGAATTCAGAGCTATTACTGCGTGTACAGCTTCAGGGTTAAAATCTCCTAAAAATGGTGCAAGTTGACCATTCGATGAGATTTAGTTAAGTTTTTGTCAGTAGATATTATGTTATTGTTTAGGTTTTCTCATATTAGCTCAAGTAATGAAGATCGTCCTACCTAATGAATTCACCGTTaaactatacatgtataatactatgtatatgtatatgaaaataaattcaagtCTCCAGTCTATCTTTACTAACTCGTACACGGTTAATTCGAAgctttaaattgaaaaaaaatatatcttcaAATAATTGACTTACACACTGTGTACTCCCAATAGATTGACTGCTAGTTCTATCAGGAGAAATCTCAACGTAGTCTTTTTTCTGTACATAATAATACAACACTTcatttacaaataaataagttGCTTCACATCACCAGGTCACAGTATTTAACACAAAATATCAACGTTTTGCTGGGGTCCCACCTGAGCCAATATGGTGCTCTAAATGTTCGCAATGCAATGGACACTGGTGATAAGAAACTGCACTTGCATGACCGGATCTACCAGACGTCATTGGCTTTCCTTGTTCCCATTGGTCTTTAGCCGGATCGTATATTTCTACTATACTCAAGAAGTTCTGTCCGTCATAGCCTcctatacagaaaaaaaaagaatggtaGACTTAACAATGAGAACCAAAAGAGTGCATGAGATTGACAAAACAGTGTATACCCTGCTTACCCATAGCATAGAGTTTTCCATCAAGTACGGTGACACTTAAAGCACTTCGTGCGACTGAAACTCTGCTAACATACTCCCAAGTATCGCGTTCTGTGTCATAACGTTCCACCGAACTAAGTTGTCGGGTACCGTCATACCCTCCCACTACATAAATGTACTGCCCGAGACTTGCTACTCCAGACCCAGAGCGGCTACAATGCATAGGAGATACCATGGTCCACTCATCGTTTTCTGGATGGTAACATTCAACCGAACTTAATCTGTGTTCACCGTCGAATCCTCCGATAGCATATAGCAATCTGTGGATCGGATAATGTACAATTTAGTCCAGGACTCGATTAAACGAGCAAAAATTTGTCAGAATTCGTTCTCCTACCGATTGACGACGGCAACTCCAACTCCCAATCGTTTAGTGTGCATCGGTTCAACGCTGGTCCAAATATCTTGTTCTGTATCATAACATTCGACGCTGTTGTGGTATTCTGCACCAGCACTGCCCCCTACGGCATATAACACGCCATCCATTACTGCAACTCCCACCCTATTCCTTGGTACTGACATGGGATTGCATGGTCTCCATTGATCGAGAACTGGATTATATCTGTCCACCCAGTCGCTGTCGTATCTGAAATATAGAAGATAATCTCATTCGAATGATCCAGAATACCATAAATATTGACAGCCATTGGaactgatttattttcgatcgcTCACCTGCTTCCTGGCGAATTATTTCTACCACCAACGGCATAGAACATGCCCTTCAAAAATGCTCCTCCGAGCCCGGAACGAGGTACAGTCAATCTTGCATGTTGGCTCCAGATTTTGTCATCGGCATTGTATCCTTCTAGGACGTCTAATGAGTGCCTAAGAAATCCCCCCGCAATGTAAATTACTCTTGGTGTGTTAGGGGTTCTTTCTTTAACAACTGGTTTTTTATGTAAAGTCaagtctttgaaaatttgtgctAAATATTCGCGGCAGGCAGGCACTTTTTTTAGAACATCACAATTCTTCATTTGTTCCCGGAGAAAACTTGGCGTCAAGTACTGACAGCGAACAGCCTGCAGTATGTGTTCCATCTTGATACCACGTGATTCTTCGTTATATTTCACCCATTTCAACACGGCATTGTACACTTCTCGCTCTTCTTGAACGTTTAACTCGTCCTTTCGAATGAGGCTTATCAACTGAATCGCAGAAAGTTGTAAGAATTCCTCTTCTTGACAAATCCTGTTGAAGTGCTGGACGATGAATTGATTGGCCTTGTGATGCAAATCGTGGCAGCCATGCTGTTCTGCAAAATTTGCAATACCGATTGCATTCGTTGGATCTAATTGTCTCTCGAGGAACACGCAACATGCATCTATGACATTACTGACCTGAAACCCAACATATACGTTACAGTTAAAAGCTCAAAAGATTTTAATAAAGGAAAGATGTTACGAGAGCCATATTATTTGTCGCAACATACGAGTTGCTAAGTGTGTAGTATGAAACATTTACCTAGGTATATCATACCTGGAACATCGTCGCTGCAGGTAATAAAGAGCACACCGTTACCTCAGTGACTCTGATCTGGCccgtgtacataaaatacaaaaGTCGAGCCATTGCTGTTGGGCAAACTCCTTGTAGGTTTACTCTGGTCATTTCACTTTCTTTGAGACCTCCTGTAAACATTGCCTAAAATTCGGAGTAATCGAAAATTTAGTTGTCGGAGTGCATATGCAAATCGTGATCCAAAGTTTTGTAAGAATCAATGACAAATGGAAAAGCAAATAAATTGCAAAGTCCAAGATACTAAAATTTTACATCGGGGTAGATACTTTTCCACACACAGTTTAGATGCTTgataaattaatgaagaaTTTCTATGATGGGCGATGATCGATACGAGAAGATTACAATTTGCTTGAAATACTTAAGCACGATTGaaagataaatataaaatgataCCTTAAAATAAGGACTTGCTGCAGCCAAAATGACTTtatgtgcatggaataattcTTGTCCCACTTCCAGGACAACGTCGGTAAGCATATGATGACTACGCATCATGAACATCATTTTCATAGCTTCTTTTATATAATTAGCC from Athalia rosae chromosome 1, iyAthRosa1.1, whole genome shotgun sequence carries:
- the LOC105687193 gene encoding kelch-like ECH-associated protein 1B isoform X1, producing the protein MSRAVYTLLGMLDVDDIGMDGEEDYSEMEGTKCSSYFSSFGKNCGAAAAPSEEKESTVTLGNEKHGDLGDMTFCMANYIKEAMKMMFMMRSHHMLTDVVLEVGQELFHAHKVILAAASPYFKAMFTGGLKESEMTRVNLQGVCPTAMARLLYFMYTGQIRVTEVTVCSLLPAATMFQVSNVIDACCVFLERQLDPTNAIGIANFAEQHGCHDLHHKANQFIVQHFNRICQEEEFLQLSAIQLISLIRKDELNVQEEREVYNAVLKWVKYNEESRGIKMEHILQAVRCQYLTPSFLREQMKNCDVLKKVPACREYLAQIFKDLTLHKKPVVKERTPNTPRVIYIAGGFLRHSLDVLEGYNADDKIWSQHARLTVPRSGLGGAFLKGMFYAVGGRNNSPGSRYDSDWVDRYNPVLDQWRPCNPMSVPRNRVGVAVMDGVLYAVGGSAGAEYHNSVECYDTEQDIWTSVEPMHTKRLGVGVAVVNRLLYAIGGFDGEHRLSSVECYHPENDEWTMVSPMHCSRSGSGVASLGQYIYVVGGYDGTRQLSSVERYDTERDTWEYVSRVSVARSALSVTVLDGKLYAMGGYDGQNFLSIVEIYDPAKDQWEQGKPMTSGRSGHASAVSYHQCPLHCEHLEHHIGSGGTPAKR
- the LOC105687193 gene encoding kelch-like ECH-associated protein 1B isoform X2 — its product is MDGEEDYSEMEGTKCSSYFSSFGKNCGAAAAPSEEKESTVTLGNEKHGDLGDMTFCMANYIKEAMKMMFMMRSHHMLTDVVLEVGQELFHAHKVILAAASPYFKAMFTGGLKESEMTRVNLQGVCPTAMARLLYFMYTGQIRVTEVTVCSLLPAATMFQVSNVIDACCVFLERQLDPTNAIGIANFAEQHGCHDLHHKANQFIVQHFNRICQEEEFLQLSAIQLISLIRKDELNVQEEREVYNAVLKWVKYNEESRGIKMEHILQAVRCQYLTPSFLREQMKNCDVLKKVPACREYLAQIFKDLTLHKKPVVKERTPNTPRVIYIAGGFLRHSLDVLEGYNADDKIWSQHARLTVPRSGLGGAFLKGMFYAVGGRNNSPGSRYDSDWVDRYNPVLDQWRPCNPMSVPRNRVGVAVMDGVLYAVGGSAGAEYHNSVECYDTEQDIWTSVEPMHTKRLGVGVAVVNRLLYAIGGFDGEHRLSSVECYHPENDEWTMVSPMHCSRSGSGVASLGQYIYVVGGYDGTRQLSSVERYDTERDTWEYVSRVSVARSALSVTVLDGKLYAMGGYDGQNFLSIVEIYDPAKDQWEQGKPMTSGRSGHASAVSYHQCPLHCEHLEHHIGSGGTPAKR